The following coding sequences lie in one Manis javanica isolate MJ-LG chromosome X, MJ_LKY, whole genome shotgun sequence genomic window:
- the TLR7 gene encoding toll-like receptor 7, which translates to MQPRKVFPMWTFKRQFLILFNMVLISKLLGARWFPKTLPCDVSVDAPNAHVIVDCTDKRLTEIPGGIPTNATNLTLTINHIPGISPTSFYQLDHLIEIDFRCNCVPIKLGRKDNVCTRRLQIKPRSFSGLNYLKSLYLDGNQLLEIPQGLPLSLQLLSLEANSIFSLMKENLTELVNLERLYLGQNCYFRNPCNVSFFIEKDAFLNLKHLQLLSLKDNNITAVPTILPSSLTELYLYNNIIVKIHEDDFNNLNQLQILDLSGNCPRCYNVPFPCTPCENNSPLQIHVNAFDALTELQVLRLHSNSLQYVPQRWFKNMNKLKVLDLSQNFLAKEIGDAKFLHLLHNLVQLDLSFNYELQVYRTFMNLSDAFSSLKNLKVLRIKGYVFKELGSFNLSPLRKLSNLEVLDLGTNFIKIANLSIFKQFKTLKIIDLSMNKISPSGDSSEVGFCSNARPSVENHAPQIFEALHYFKYDEYARSCRFKNKETPSFLSFNEDCYTYGQTLDLSRNNIFFIKSSDFQHLSFLKCLNLSGNSISQTLNGSEFQPLVELKYLDFSNNRLDLLYSTAFEELRKLEVLDISSNSHYFQSEGITHMLNFTKNLKFLKKLMMNNNDISTSNSRTMESESLRTLEFRGNHLDVLWRDGDNRYLKFFKNLQNLEELDISENSLSFLPFGVFDGMPPNLKTLSLANNGLKSFNWGRLQYLRNLETLDLSNNQLKTVPERLFNCSRSLKKLILKYNQVRHLTKYFLQDAFQLRYLDLSSNKIQIIQKTSFPENVLNNLEMLLLHHNRFLCTCDAVWFVWWVNHTEVNIPYLATDVTCVGPGAHRGQSVVSLDLYTCELDLTNFILFSLSTSMVLLLMMVMIAHHLYFWDVWYSYHFCKAKLKGYQRLTSPDSCYDAFIVYDTKDPAVTEWVLDELVAKLEEPREKHFNLCLEERDWLPGQPVLENLSQSIQLSKKTVFVMTDKYAKTENFKIAFYLSHQRLIDEKVDVIILIFLEKPFQKSKFLQLRKRLCGSSVLEWPANPQAHPYFWQCLKNALTTDNHVTYSQVFKETV; encoded by the coding sequence GTGTTTCCAATGTGGACATTCAAGAGACAATTTCTTATCCTTTTTAACATGGTCCTAATTTCTAAACTCCTTGGGGCTAGATGGTTTCCTAAAACTCTGCCCTGTGATGTCTCTGTGGATGCTCCAAATGCCCATGTGATCGTGGACTGCACAGACAAGCGTTTGACAGAAATCCCTGGAGGTATTCCCACCAACGCCACCaacctcaccctcaccatcaacCACATACCTGGCATCTCTCCAACCTCCTTCTACCAGCTGGACCATCTGATAGAGATCGATTTCAGATGCAACTGTGTACCTATTAAACTGGGGCGAAAAGACAACGTGTGCACCAGGAGGCTGCAGATTAAACCAAGAAGCTTTAGTGGACTCAATTATTTAAAGTCCCTTTACCTGGATGGAAATCAGCTTCTAGAAATACCTCAGGGTCTTCCTCTCAGCTTACAGCTGCTGAGCCTTGAGGCCAACAGTATCTTTTCTCTCATGAAAGAGAATCTAACAGAACTGGTCAACTTAGAAAGACTCTACCTGGGCCAAAACTGTTATTTTCGCAACCCTtgtaatgtttcatttttcatcGAAAAAGATGCTTTCCTCAATCTGAAACATTTACAATTGCTCTCCCTAAAAGATAACAATATTACAGCTGTCCCCACTATTTTGCCATCTTCTTTAACAGAACTCTATCTTTACAACAACATCATTGTAAAAATCCATGAGGATGACTTTAATAACCTCAATCAACTGCAAATTCTTGACCTAAGTGGAAATTGCCCTCGTTGTTATAATGTCCCATTTCCTTGTACACCCTGTGAAAATAATTCTCCCCTCCAGATCCATGTAAACGCTTTTGATGCATTGACAGAATTGCAAGTTTTACGTCTACACAGTAACTCACTTCAGTATGTGCCCCAAAGATGGTTTAAAAACATGAACAAACTTAAGGTACTAGATCTTTCCCAAAACTTTTTGGCCAAAGAAATTGGAGATGCCAAATTTTTGCATCTTCTTCACAACCTTGTCCAATTGGATCTCTCTTTCAATTACGAACTCCAGGTCTATCGCACATTTATGAATCTATCAGATGCATTTTCTTCCCTGAAAAACCTGAAAGTTTTGCGGATCAAAGGATATGTCTTTAAGGAGCTGGGAAGCTTTAACCTCTCCCCATTACGTAAACTTTCCAATCTTGAAGTCCTTGATCTTGGCACTAACTTCATAAAAATTGCTAACCTCAGCATATtcaaacaatttaaaacattgaaaatcaTAGATCTttcaatgaacaaaatatcacCTTCAGGAGATTCAAGTGAAGTTGGTTTCTGCTCTAATGCCAGGCCTTCTGTAGAAAACCATGCACCCCAGATCTTTGAAGCATTACATTATTTCAAATATGATGAGTATGCAAGGAGCTGCAGGTTCAAAAACAAAGAGACTCcatctttcttgtcttttaatGAAGATTGTTACACATATGGGCAGACCTTGGATCTAAGCAGAAATAACATCTTTTTTATCAAATCCTCTGATTTTCAGCATCTTTCTTTCCTCAAATGTCTAAACTTGTCAGGAAATAGTATTAGCCAAACTCTTAATGGCAGTGAATTTCAGCCTTTAGTGGAGTTGAAATATTTGGACTTCTCTAACAACCGGCTTGATTTACTCTACTCAACAGCATTTGAGGAGCTGCGCAAACTGGAAGTTCTAGATATAAGCAGTAACAGCCATTATTTTCAATCAGAAGGAATTACTCACATGCTAAACTTTACTAAGAACCTAAAGTTTCTGAAGAAGCTGATGATGAACAACAATGACATCTCTACCTCCAACAGCAGGACCATGGAGAGCGAATCTCTTAGAACTCTGGAATTCAGGGGAAATCATTTGGATGTTTTATGGAGAGATGGTGATAACAGATACTTAAAATTCTTCAAGAATCTGCAAAACCTAGAGGAATTAGACATCTCTGAAAATTCCCTgagtttcttgccttttggagtTTTTGATGGTATGCCTCCAAATCTAAAGACTCTCTCCTTGGCTAATAATGGCCTCAAGTCTTTCAACTGGGGAAGACTCCAGTATCTGAGGAATCTAGAAACTTTGGACCTCAGCAACAACCAGCTGAAGACTGTCCCTGAGAGATTATTCAACTGTTCCAGAAGTCTCAAGAAACTAATTCTTAAATATAATCAAGTCAGGCATCTGACGAAGTATTTTCTACAAGATGCTTTCCAGTTGCGATACCTGGACCTCAGCTCAAATAAAATCCAGATTATTCAGAAGACTAGCTTTCCAGAAAATGTCCTCAACAATCTGGAGATGTTGCTCTTGCACCACAATCGGTTTCTGTGTACCTGTGATGCTGTGTGGTTTGTCTGGTGGGTTAACCATACGGAGGTGAACATTCCTTACTTGGCCACAGATGTGACTTGTGTGGGGCCAGGAGCACACAGGGGCCAGAGTGTGGTCTCTCTGGATCTGTATACCTGTGAGTTAGATCTGACGAACTTCATTCTGTTCTCACTTTCTACATCGATGGTTCTCTTACTGATGATGGTTATGATAGCACACCACCTCTATTTCTGGGATGTATGGTATAGTTACCATTTCTGTAAGGCCAAATTAAAGGGGTATCAGCGTCTGACGTCACCGGATTCCTGCTATGATGCTTTTATTGTGTATGACACTAAAGACCCAGCAGTGACAGAGTGGGTTTTGGATGAGCTGGTGGCCAAACTGGAAGAACCAAgagagaaacattttaatttatgtcTTGAGGAAAGGGACTGGTTACCAGGGCAGCCAGTTCTGGAAAACCTTTCCCAGAGCATACAGCTTAGCAAAAAGACAGTGTTTGTAATGACAGACAAATATGCAAAGACTGAGAACTTTAAGATAGCATTTTACTTGTCTCATCAGAGGCTTATAGATGAAAAAGTGGATGTAATTATCTTGATATTCCTTGAGAAACCCTTTCAGAAGTCCAAGTTCCTCCAGCTCCGGAAGAGGCTCTGTGGGAGTTCTGTCCTTGAGTGGCCAGCAAATCCACAGGCTCACCCATACTTCTGGCAATGTCTGAAAAATGCCCTGACCACAGACAATCACGTGACCTACAGTCAGGTGTTCAAAGAGACGGTATAG